A part of Lacibacter sp. H407 genomic DNA contains:
- a CDS encoding NADPH-dependent F420 reductase: MQTKRTIAIIGASGNMGSAIAKSLAKGNDRLLLFSKELDKVEALKAAITSEYPLADIDGMTCPMHASWEADIIILATPYEAQAEIADSIRQVANQKIVISIANPLNASYDALVTNPETSAAEELQALLPHAKVVKAFNTTYAANFAQTVIDGKQADAFIAGNNDAALETTAELVKTTGFNPIIAGKLSVSRTLEAMQLLLIQLTMKYNYNWLAGWKILHQ, encoded by the coding sequence ATGCAAACAAAAAGAACCATCGCAATTATAGGAGCTTCCGGTAACATGGGCTCTGCTATTGCCAAGTCACTTGCAAAAGGGAACGACAGGTTATTGCTGTTCAGCAAAGAGCTTGACAAAGTGGAAGCATTAAAGGCAGCGATCACAAGTGAATATCCGTTAGCAGATATTGACGGTATGACTTGCCCCATGCATGCAAGCTGGGAAGCCGATATTATTATACTCGCTACGCCTTATGAGGCGCAGGCAGAAATTGCTGATTCCATCCGACAGGTAGCCAATCAAAAAATAGTAATCAGTATTGCAAACCCACTCAATGCATCATACGATGCGCTTGTTACCAATCCAGAGACAAGTGCAGCTGAAGAATTGCAGGCTTTGTTACCACATGCCAAAGTGGTGAAGGCATTTAATACTACTTACGCTGCGAATTTTGCGCAAACAGTTATCGATGGCAAACAGGCCGATGCATTTATTGCGGGTAACAACGATGCTGCTTTGGAAACAACAGCAGAATTGGTGAAGACCACCGGTTTCAATCCCATCATAGCAGGTAAACTCTCTGTAAGTCGTACACTGGAAGCAATGCAGTTATTGCTGATACAACTTACCATGAAATATAACTATAACTGGCTCGCAGGTTGGAAGATCCTGCATCAATAA
- a CDS encoding YceI family protein, translating into MKKAAIILSVFFLATAFTTVAVWKNDKAHSQLAFTVTHLGVSDVSGTFNDFDVEVKSSKPDFSDASFTLSAKTASIDTRIEMRDNHLKSVDFFDVAKYPEIAFKSTGIKSVGKNKYKLSGDLTLKGITKSVVLDLEYRGIIENPMSKKPTAGFQLSGIIKRSDFTLGSGFPAPMISDEVIIKADGEFAQ; encoded by the coding sequence ATGAAAAAAGCAGCAATTATTCTTTCGGTATTCTTTTTAGCAACTGCCTTTACAACTGTTGCCGTGTGGAAAAATGACAAAGCACATTCTCAACTTGCATTTACAGTTACACACTTAGGTGTTTCTGATGTATCAGGTACATTCAACGATTTTGATGTGGAAGTAAAATCATCAAAACCGGATTTCAGTGATGCTTCTTTTACGCTCTCGGCAAAAACAGCATCCATTGATACACGTATTGAAATGAGAGATAACCATCTAAAAAGCGTCGACTTTTTTGATGTAGCGAAATATCCTGAGATAGCTTTTAAAAGCACGGGAATTAAAAGCGTTGGTAAGAACAAATACAAACTCAGTGGTGATCTTACTTTAAAAGGCATTACCAAATCTGTTGTATTAGATCTTGAGTACAGAGGCATCATTGAAAACCCAATGAGTAAAAAGCCAACAGCAGGTTTCCAGTTATCAGGTATTATCAAACGTTCAGACTTTACATTGGGTAGTGGTTTCCCTGCACCAATGATCAGCGATGAAGTGATCATTAAAGCAGATGGTGAGTTTGCACAATAA
- a CDS encoding DoxX family protein, whose amino-acid sequence MKKLTSIHISQKGIDLAILLTRITAAALMLSHGLPKLGMLFSGNGNQFPAVLGMSGELSLTLTVFAEVGCSVFVLFGLGTRLAVVPLIITMLVAVLYIHSADPFAKQEPGIQYLILYVILFITGSGKYSIDYLLQRKQSSLAWTNR is encoded by the coding sequence ATGAAAAAATTAACAAGTATTCACATCAGCCAAAAAGGGATTGACCTGGCTATACTCCTCACCCGTATTACAGCTGCTGCATTAATGCTGTCGCATGGGTTACCAAAACTGGGAATGTTGTTCTCAGGTAATGGAAATCAATTTCCTGCAGTACTTGGTATGAGCGGGGAACTATCATTAACATTAACCGTATTTGCAGAAGTGGGTTGTTCGGTATTTGTCCTGTTCGGATTGGGTACAAGACTGGCAGTGGTACCGTTGATCATTACCATGCTGGTAGCAGTATTGTATATCCATTCAGCTGATCCCTTTGCAAAACAAGAACCGGGTATTCAATATCTCATACTTTATGTGATACTCTTCATTACCGGCAGTGGTAAATATTCAATTGATTATTTGTTGCAACGCAAACAATCATCGCTTGCGTGGACAAACAGATAA
- a CDS encoding NAD(P)-dependent oxidoreductase, whose product MKIAVIGATGFVGSAIVNELKHRGHQITAIARNTDKLPSAENVTAVKADINKEDELINAVEGHDTVISSYNAGWTNPNLYNDFLEGSKRIQSAVKKSGVQHLFVVGGGGSLHTATGEQFVDLPQFPAEWKPGALAARDYLNVIREEKDLKWTFLSPALEMHQGTSGERKGTYRKGNDTPVFDENNRSVISVEDMAIAIADEVEQKQHIQQRFTVAY is encoded by the coding sequence ATGAAAATAGCAGTGATAGGCGCAACAGGTTTTGTTGGCTCGGCAATCGTAAATGAATTAAAGCATAGAGGACATCAGATAACAGCTATTGCACGTAATACAGACAAACTTCCTTCAGCAGAGAACGTAACGGCAGTAAAAGCAGATATTAATAAGGAAGACGAATTGATCAACGCAGTGGAAGGACATGATACGGTTATCAGTTCATACAATGCAGGATGGACAAATCCAAACCTGTATAATGATTTCCTGGAAGGATCAAAACGCATTCAATCTGCAGTGAAAAAATCTGGTGTGCAACATTTGTTTGTAGTTGGTGGTGGCGGCAGTTTGCATACAGCAACAGGCGAACAGTTTGTTGATCTTCCACAATTTCCTGCGGAATGGAAACCGGGTGCATTGGCAGCAAGAGATTACCTGAATGTGATCAGAGAAGAAAAAGATTTGAAGTGGACATTTTTAAGTCCAGCTTTGGAAATGCACCAGGGAACTTCAGGTGAACGTAAGGGAACCTACAGAAAAGGAAATGATACACCTGTGTTTGATGAAAATAACAGAAGTGTTATTTCAGTAGAAGATATGGCGATTGCCATTGCAGATGAAGTGGAGCAGAAGCAACATATTCAACAACGTTTTACAGTTGCATATTAA
- the ygiD gene encoding 4,5-DOPA-extradiol-dioxygenase: MQRKQFITTVLTGAAGMTGLAAFNRFTDELKEEDQLMPVLFIGHGSPMNGIEDNEFSRRWAKMATEIPIPKAVLVVSAHWFSKGTHITAMDFPETIHDFGGFPQALFDVQYPAPGSPELAKETKSLIHSADVGLSHDWGLDHGTWTIIRHMYPKADIPVLQLSIDYTKGPQYHYDLAKELYSLRKKGVLIIGSGNMVHNLRMVAWDKLDAPAYGYDWALHMNNKFKELIGNKTHDKLINYSLLGKEAQLSIPTPEHYLPLLYTLGLQNSKEDVSFFNDKAVGGSLTMTSVKIG, from the coding sequence ATGCAACGGAAACAATTTATAACAACAGTATTAACAGGAGCAGCAGGTATGACAGGCTTGGCAGCGTTCAATCGCTTTACAGATGAGTTGAAAGAAGAAGATCAATTGATGCCGGTGTTGTTCATTGGTCATGGTTCGCCCATGAATGGAATTGAAGACAATGAGTTCAGCAGAAGATGGGCGAAGATGGCTACTGAAATTCCAATACCAAAAGCAGTGTTGGTTGTATCGGCGCATTGGTTTTCGAAAGGAACACATATTACTGCAATGGATTTTCCTGAAACCATTCACGACTTTGGCGGTTTTCCGCAGGCGTTGTTCGATGTGCAGTATCCTGCACCCGGTTCGCCTGAATTGGCAAAAGAAACAAAGTCGTTGATTCATTCGGCAGATGTTGGCTTAAGTCACGACTGGGGATTGGATCATGGAACGTGGACCATCATTCGTCATATGTATCCCAAAGCAGATATTCCTGTGCTGCAGTTAAGTATTGATTATACCAAAGGTCCGCAATACCATTATGATCTCGCAAAAGAGTTGTACAGTTTACGTAAGAAAGGTGTGTTGATCATTGGCAGTGGCAACATGGTACATAATTTACGTATGGTGGCGTGGGATAAATTAGATGCTCCTGCATATGGTTATGATTGGGCTTTGCACATGAACAATAAGTTCAAAGAATTGATTGGAAATAAAACACACGATAAGCTGATCAATTATTCATTGCTTGGAAAAGAAGCACAGCTTTCAATTCCAACCCCTGAACATTATCTGCCCTTGTTGTACACATTGGGGTTACAAAACAGTAAAGAAGATGTATCATTTTTTAATGACAAAGCCGTTGGCGGCTCGTTAACGATGACATCGGTTAAAATAGGTTGA
- a CDS encoding MarC family protein, translating to MNFDFSLSQLLTVSFTLFAVIDIIGSIPLLIAMKDKMGAIREFKATLISGALMILFLFVGESFLQMLGVDRRSFAVAGSIVIFVLGLEMVLGHEFFKSDKNAKSGTVVPIAFPIIAGSGTLTTIMSLGANYSDLVILVAILLNLVLVFFVLKSLKWIEKLLGPAGLLAVRKFFGVILLAIAVKIFAGNAGGLIK from the coding sequence ATGAACTTCGACTTCAGCCTCAGCCAGCTGCTTACTGTTTCGTTTACTTTATTTGCCGTTATTGATATCATCGGGTCTATTCCTCTGCTGATTGCCATGAAGGATAAGATGGGTGCTATCCGGGAATTCAAAGCCACACTCATCTCCGGTGCATTGATGATCCTGTTTTTATTTGTAGGCGAATCGTTTTTGCAGATGCTGGGTGTCGATCGTCGTTCGTTTGCTGTGGCCGGTTCAATTGTGATCTTTGTGTTGGGCTTGGAAATGGTATTGGGGCATGAGTTTTTCAAAAGTGATAAAAATGCAAAGAGCGGAACAGTGGTACCGATCGCCTTCCCTATTATTGCCGGAAGCGGAACGCTTACTACCATTATGTCGCTGGGTGCCAACTATTCTGATTTAGTGATTCTTGTAGCAATACTTTTGAACCTGGTGTTGGTATTCTTTGTCCTCAAATCTTTAAAGTGGATCGAGAAATTGCTAGGTCCTGCAGGTTTACTTGCTGTGCGAAAATTTTTCGGCGTAATATTGCTGGCCATTGCCGTAAAAATATTTGCTGGTAATGCAGGTGGATTGATCAAATAA
- the cobC gene encoding alpha-ribazole phosphatase family protein, translating to MEIYLIRHTTPAVEKGTCYGQADLDVTESFYDEAALIKQCLPASIKSVYASPLQRCSKLAQHLFPSHNIFFHDDLKEINCGEWELRKWDDIPQEIVMPWMNDFVNVRIPGGESYLDLFARTTTIFQNIAEKKESAAIVSHGGVLRSILSHLTNTALIDSFNVFKLQYGCVVKLYLQDDRFEHDVLHNVQSTSEQHKPSFK from the coding sequence ATGGAAATATATCTCATCCGACATACAACACCTGCTGTTGAAAAAGGGACCTGTTACGGCCAGGCTGATCTTGATGTAACAGAAAGTTTTTATGATGAAGCGGCACTGATTAAACAATGTTTACCTGCAAGTATAAAATCGGTTTATGCAAGTCCGTTACAACGTTGCAGTAAATTGGCACAACATTTATTTCCTTCACACAACATTTTTTTTCACGACGATTTGAAAGAGATCAACTGTGGCGAATGGGAGCTTCGCAAGTGGGATGATATTCCTCAAGAAATTGTAATGCCTTGGATGAATGATTTTGTGAATGTGCGGATACCCGGCGGCGAAAGCTATCTCGATCTGTTTGCACGCACCACAACCATTTTTCAAAACATTGCGGAGAAAAAAGAAAGTGCTGCCATCGTTTCGCATGGTGGTGTGCTACGGAGCATTCTTTCTCATCTTACCAATACTGCATTGATCGATTCATTCAATGTATTTAAACTGCAATATGGTTGTGTTGTAAAATTATACTTGCAAGATGATCGGTTTGAACATGACGTATTACATAATGTACAAAGCACATCGGAGCAACATAAACCAAGCTTTAAGTAA
- a CDS encoding adenosylcobinamide-GDP ribazoletransferase yields the protein MRKQIEIFFTALMFYTRIPCPKWVTHDPEYLNKATRYFPLMGWIVGGICALVFIGTDFYVGTPVAILLSMIAGVLTTGAFHEDGFADVCDAFGGGWTKQKILDIMKDSRVGAYGAIGMILILLLKYTSLSSIPFSLMWIVLLAAHSFSRLCAVLIVATSKYVRENDDAKAKPLAKSITAKEIIPAVVFGLAPLLLFQRIEILYVLILPLLGTFFLRRYFHKWIGGYTGDCLGATQQVAEVLFYLNLLVFWKIEYNFL from the coding sequence TTGAGGAAGCAGATTGAAATATTTTTTACAGCATTGATGTTTTATACAAGGATCCCTTGCCCGAAATGGGTAACACATGATCCGGAATATCTCAACAAAGCCACACGTTACTTTCCACTCATGGGTTGGATCGTTGGCGGCATTTGTGCTCTGGTGTTCATCGGCACAGATTTTTATGTAGGTACTCCTGTTGCCATTTTATTATCAATGATAGCAGGGGTTTTGACCACTGGTGCGTTTCATGAAGATGGATTTGCAGATGTATGTGATGCGTTTGGTGGAGGATGGACCAAACAAAAGATCCTCGACATTATGAAAGACAGCAGGGTTGGCGCATACGGTGCCATTGGCATGATCCTGATCCTGTTGTTGAAATATACATCATTGAGTTCTATTCCATTCAGCCTGATGTGGATCGTGTTATTGGCAGCACATAGCTTTTCCCGTTTGTGTGCAGTACTTATTGTTGCAACGAGCAAATACGTACGGGAGAATGATGATGCAAAAGCAAAGCCACTGGCTAAATCGATCACTGCAAAAGAAATTATTCCGGCAGTGGTATTTGGATTAGCACCACTATTGCTTTTTCAACGTATTGAAATTTTATATGTGCTCATTCTCCCATTGCTCGGTACATTCTTTTTACGTCGGTATTTTCATAAATGGATCGGTGGCTACACGGGCGATTGCTTAGGCGCTACCCAACAGGTAGCCGAAGTTTTGTTCTACCTGAACCTGTTGGTATTTTGGAAAATAGAATATAACTTTTTATAA
- a CDS encoding thiamine-binding protein, which translates to MEKIMNAGIQVVPVNIVDPTYSIVDKAIAVIQQSGMEYTVTPFETVVNGTTEQILQLIAQLKTTAEEAGADELIINTRFHSKKTADNIFNSKINKF; encoded by the coding sequence ATGGAAAAAATAATGAATGCCGGTATTCAGGTTGTACCGGTCAATATCGTTGATCCAACCTACAGTATTGTTGACAAGGCCATTGCTGTTATTCAGCAATCGGGTATGGAATATACTGTTACTCCATTTGAAACAGTGGTGAATGGAACCACGGAACAGATCCTTCAACTCATTGCACAATTAAAAACTACAGCTGAAGAAGCAGGCGCTGATGAACTCATCATCAATACCCGTTTCCACAGTAAGAAAACAGCAGATAATATTTTCAACAGCAAAATCAATAAGTTTTGA
- the cobT gene encoding nicotinate-nucleotide--dimethylbenzimidazole phosphoribosyltransferase: MTLKEQLQHKINNKTKPLGALGMLEELALKIGVIQNSLSPAISKPHIVVFAGDHGIAATGKVNPYPQAVTAQMVLNFVNGGAAINVFTKQHNIGLTVVDAGVNVDFDASLPIVHAKINHSTADYSEFNAMSIDEVNAAIEKGRSIVQDLFDDGCNTIGFGEMGIGNTSSASLIMHHILNLPLSECVGRGTGSTDEQLQRKLVTLEDVSRLHELNRYDITPHQLLCRIGGFEIAMMVGAYHKAAELNMVIVVDGFIATAALLVAKQYDQTITDHCVFAHCSDENGHRKMLEHLNAKPILQLGMRLGEGTGAALAIPLLQSAVQFLNEMASFESAGVSGKE; encoded by the coding sequence ATGACACTCAAAGAACAACTGCAACACAAGATCAACAATAAAACCAAGCCACTTGGTGCGTTAGGTATGCTGGAGGAACTGGCATTGAAGATCGGTGTAATTCAAAACAGTTTATCACCTGCTATCAGCAAACCGCATATTGTTGTGTTTGCAGGCGATCATGGTATTGCTGCCACAGGAAAAGTAAATCCTTATCCGCAGGCAGTAACCGCACAAATGGTTTTGAATTTTGTAAATGGCGGTGCAGCTATTAATGTATTCACCAAACAACACAACATTGGTTTAACAGTGGTTGATGCAGGTGTGAATGTTGATTTTGATGCTTCGTTACCAATTGTGCATGCAAAGATCAATCATAGTACAGCCGATTACAGTGAATTCAATGCAATGAGTATTGATGAAGTAAATGCGGCGATTGAAAAAGGTCGCAGTATTGTACAAGATTTATTTGATGATGGTTGTAATACAATCGGCTTTGGTGAAATGGGCATTGGTAATACTTCCTCTGCATCACTTATCATGCATCACATACTAAATCTTCCATTGAGTGAATGTGTGGGAAGAGGAACGGGTTCTACTGATGAACAACTCCAACGCAAACTTGTTACATTAGAAGATGTCAGTCGTTTACATGAATTGAATCGCTATGACATTACGCCGCATCAATTGCTTTGTCGTATCGGTGGATTTGAAATTGCAATGATGGTGGGCGCTTATCACAAAGCAGCTGAACTGAACATGGTCATTGTTGTGGATGGTTTTATTGCAACCGCTGCTTTACTGGTAGCAAAACAATACGATCAAACAATTACCGATCATTGTGTATTTGCACATTGCTCTGATGAGAACGGACATCGTAAAATGCTGGAACATCTCAATGCAAAACCAATCTTACAATTGGGTATGCGACTGGGAGAAGGAACAGGGGCAGCATTAGCGATCCCTTTATTACAAAGCGCTGTTCAGTTTTTAAATGAAATGGCTAGTTTTGAAAGCGCCGGTGTATCCGGTAAAGAATAA
- a CDS encoding Dph6-related ATP pyrophosphatase has protein sequence MIPSIFCWSGGKDSSYALHKVLQEGVYDVKYLLSTFNGNYKRLSMHGVREELIEAQAASIGIPLLKAYVYEASNVEYEQQMKSILLQAKAEGINHVLYGDLFLEDLRAYRERKMNELDMHCVFPIWKTDTQWMINDFVAKGFQSVLCCINDGYLDESWVGRTIDQQFINELPSTVDPCGENGEFHSFCFSGPVFKQPIPVTTGEKTYKALEIKTSDHPTPIKDVGTKGFWFCDLLLQTNNA, from the coding sequence ATGATCCCATCGATATTTTGTTGGAGCGGAGGAAAAGACAGCAGCTATGCATTGCATAAAGTGTTGCAGGAAGGCGTGTATGATGTAAAGTATTTACTCAGCACATTTAACGGTAATTACAAACGCTTATCCATGCATGGAGTAAGAGAAGAGTTGATCGAAGCACAAGCTGCATCTATCGGTATTCCGCTATTGAAAGCGTATGTGTACGAAGCGAGCAATGTAGAGTATGAACAACAGATGAAAAGCATTTTGCTGCAGGCAAAAGCAGAAGGCATCAATCATGTGTTGTATGGTGATTTATTTTTAGAAGACCTGCGTGCTTACCGTGAAAGAAAAATGAACGAACTCGATATGCATTGTGTCTTCCCTATCTGGAAAACCGATACACAATGGATGATCAATGATTTTGTAGCGAAAGGTTTTCAATCTGTTCTTTGCTGCATCAACGATGGTTACTTAGATGAAAGCTGGGTTGGAAGAACCATCGATCAGCAATTTATCAACGAACTTCCATCAACTGTTGATCCATGTGGAGAGAATGGAGAGTTTCATTCTTTCTGTTTCAGTGGCCCTGTCTTTAAACAACCAATACCTGTTACTACCGGTGAAAAAACATACAAAGCTTTAGAAATAAAAACCAGTGATCACCCCACTCCTATTAAAGATGTGGGCACAAAAGGTTTCTGGTTTTGTGACCTTCTTTTACAAACAAACAACGCATGA
- a CDS encoding bifunctional adenosylcobinamide kinase/adenosylcobinamide-phosphate guanylyltransferase yields MIIFITGGARSGKSKYAQEMALSLSDSPVYVATAKVWDDDFEKRVKRHQNDRDERWTNMEEQRSVSTLPIVNRVCVIDCVTLWLTNFFVDTKNDVEASLALLKKEIDALCTKPGTFIIISNEIGMGVHADTEIGRKFTDLQGWANQYIAAYAHTAVLMVSGIAVKIK; encoded by the coding sequence ATGATCATTTTTATAACAGGTGGTGCAAGAAGTGGTAAGAGTAAGTATGCACAGGAGATGGCTTTATCACTAAGTGACAGTCCTGTGTATGTAGCTACTGCCAAAGTGTGGGATGATGATTTTGAGAAACGGGTGAAGCGGCATCAGAACGATCGGGATGAACGTTGGACGAATATGGAAGAACAACGCAGTGTAAGTACACTACCCATTGTGAACCGTGTTTGCGTTATTGATTGTGTAACATTGTGGCTCACCAATTTTTTTGTGGATACAAAGAACGATGTGGAAGCATCACTTGCATTGCTGAAAAAAGAAATTGATGCGTTGTGTACAAAGCCCGGCACGTTTATCATCATCAGTAACGAAATTGGAATGGGTGTGCATGCTGATACAGAGATCGGTCGTAAGTTCACCGATCTGCAGGGATGGGCCAACCAATACATTGCTGCATATGCACATACAGCAGTATTAATGGTAAGCGGGATTGCTGTCAAGATAAAGTAA
- a CDS encoding DUF5522 domain-containing protein, whose translation MAKEKNCSRCGIAFGCSTEDNGNSCWCNQYPPLFTPDPVVNCMCPECLHNATKEKIDVYVAEMTVEKALNHNIAKDLAPAKQLIEGIDYYMENTNFVFTAWHHLRRGYCCRSGCRYCPYGFKKQTA comes from the coding sequence ATGGCGAAAGAAAAGAATTGCAGCAGATGTGGTATTGCTTTCGGATGCAGTACAGAAGATAACGGCAACAGTTGCTGGTGCAATCAATATCCTCCGCTATTTACTCCTGACCCTGTCGTCAATTGCATGTGCCCGGAATGTCTGCACAACGCAACCAAAGAAAAAATCGATGTGTATGTTGCTGAGATGACGGTTGAAAAAGCATTGAATCATAACATAGCGAAAGATCTTGCACCTGCAAAACAATTAATAGAAGGGATTGACTACTATATGGAGAATACAAACTTTGTGTTCACTGCGTGGCATCATTTACGCAGGGGATATTGTTGCAGGAGCGGATGCAGGTATTGTCCGTACGGCTTTAAAAAACAAACAGCATGA
- a CDS encoding cysteine-rich CWC family protein codes for MCKHEQKNCPRCGQGFECKVGDVTNCQCYGIELSVEEEAFITKQFADCLCRNCLQQLKSRYTLFVEQKDLYSNR; via the coding sequence ATGTGTAAGCATGAACAAAAAAACTGTCCACGTTGTGGTCAAGGTTTTGAATGTAAAGTGGGCGATGTTACCAATTGCCAATGCTACGGTATTGAGTTGAGCGTGGAAGAAGAAGCATTCATCACAAAACAATTTGCCGATTGTTTATGCCGCAACTGTCTGCAGCAATTGAAGAGCAGATACACATTATTTGTAGAACAGAAAGATCTATACAGCAATCGTTGA
- a CDS encoding ABC transporter substrate-binding protein: MMKACSFLPAATQMIYDMGLQHLLHGVTFECSATALSEKQKVVRCVMEGKNYSSEEIDKIFSASKAQGKSLYYVDEDVLQNIQPDVIFTQDVCEVCQIDTACTAAAVANLEKQPTLITLTPQTLDDVYYTAVTIATALGHESAAYHYLAGLQKRTTHILEKLRRHQMPMKRVLLMEWIAPVYNCGHWIPFQVAQAGGIDMLSNPGGDSIVTSWEKIVKYNPEILVIAPCGFHVDRSREELHLLTDKPEWQQLEAVKNNAVFICDYDLFTQPSASTLVDGIELLAALFHPSLFRVPKHLQTKYFHFSTRLEHV; this comes from the coding sequence ATGATGAAAGCATGCTCCTTTTTACCAGCCGCTACGCAAATGATCTACGACATGGGTTTGCAACATCTGCTCCATGGCGTTACGTTTGAATGTTCTGCTACAGCATTAAGCGAAAAACAAAAAGTTGTTCGTTGTGTAATGGAAGGAAAAAATTACAGCAGTGAAGAGATCGATAAAATATTTTCTGCCAGCAAAGCGCAAGGCAAGAGTTTATATTATGTGGATGAAGATGTATTACAAAACATACAACCCGATGTGATCTTTACACAGGATGTATGTGAAGTATGCCAGATCGATACCGCCTGCACAGCGGCAGCCGTTGCGAACCTTGAAAAACAACCTACGCTTATCACGCTGACGCCGCAAACACTCGACGATGTGTATTATACGGCCGTAACTATTGCTACAGCGTTGGGCCATGAATCGGCAGCCTATCATTATCTCGCAGGTTTGCAAAAAAGAACAACGCATATTCTTGAAAAACTCCGTCGCCATCAAATGCCGATGAAACGTGTGTTGCTGATGGAATGGATCGCACCGGTTTATAATTGCGGCCATTGGATCCCTTTCCAAGTGGCACAGGCAGGCGGTATTGATATGTTAAGTAATCCCGGTGGCGACAGCATCGTTACCAGCTGGGAAAAAATTGTAAAGTATAATCCGGAGATATTAGTGATCGCTCCTTGTGGTTTCCATGTGGATCGCAGCAGAGAAGAACTGCATCTCTTAACTGATAAACCAGAATGGCAACAACTGGAAGCTGTAAAGAATAACGCCGTGTTCATTTGTGATTACGATCTGTTTACACAACCATCTGCTTCAACATTAGTTGATGGTATTGAATTATTAGCGGCGTTATTTCATCCTTCCTTGTTTCGTGTACCCAAGCACCTGCAAACAAAATACTTTCACTTCTCAACCAGGTTAGAGCATGTGTAA
- a CDS encoding DUF6580 family putative transport protein, which translates to MSIQKINPRFAVLAIIMVAVAALRIPNAAQLGPLSNFTPIGAMGLFGAAYFSKNWKAFGFPLLTLLASDLIINIFVYDGQYGIMYGSWYWVYGGFVLIVLLGRLLLKKVSVKSVVFTGVAATLIYWLVVDFGVFFFGCTDITTGQTMDHSFASLIKCYAQGAPYMKNFLIGTLVYSGIMFGAFEWMKAKNTSFQIA; encoded by the coding sequence ATGTCAATACAAAAAATCAATCCCCGTTTTGCAGTACTGGCCATTATTATGGTTGCAGTAGCAGCCTTACGTATTCCCAATGCTGCACAGCTTGGACCATTGAGTAATTTCACACCCATCGGCGCTATGGGTTTATTTGGTGCAGCATATTTCAGTAAAAACTGGAAAGCATTTGGTTTTCCATTACTCACTTTACTTGCAAGCGATCTCATCATAAACATTTTTGTTTATGACGGGCAGTATGGCATTATGTATGGTAGTTGGTATTGGGTGTATGGTGGTTTTGTGTTGATTGTTTTATTAGGAAGATTATTACTGAAAAAAGTATCAGTAAAATCGGTAGTGTTCACCGGCGTTGCTGCAACATTGATTTACTGGCTGGTTGTTGATTTTGGTGTGTTCTTTTTTGGATGTACTGATATTACTACCGGCCAAACCATGGATCACAGTTTTGCAAGTCTTATTAAATGCTATGCGCAAGGTGCACCATACATGAAAAACTTTCTGATCGGCACATTGGTTTACAGTGGTATCATGTTTGGTGCATTTGAATGGATGAAAGCTAAAAACACTTCCTTCCAGATAGCATAA